The following proteins are encoded in a genomic region of Mycolicibacterium rutilum:
- a CDS encoding VOC family protein, which translates to MLAQTPVQIAWVTRDLDATEGALTSLLGAKKWVRMPGVHFGPETCTYRGEPADFVADISLSYAGATQLEVIAPGPGASVYTEFLDACGPGLHHVCVEVDDVAAALSERDAEVVARGVMPGGMEFAYVSAPAAGVPYLELAHIPDEIKSFFDYIKREQK; encoded by the coding sequence ATGCTTGCCCAGACACCTGTCCAGATCGCGTGGGTGACGCGGGACCTCGACGCGACCGAGGGGGCGCTCACCTCGCTGCTGGGCGCCAAGAAATGGGTCCGCATGCCCGGCGTCCACTTCGGACCGGAGACGTGCACCTACCGCGGTGAGCCCGCCGACTTCGTCGCCGACATCTCGCTGAGCTACGCCGGCGCAACGCAACTCGAGGTCATCGCGCCAGGGCCGGGCGCGAGCGTCTACACCGAGTTCCTCGACGCGTGCGGCCCCGGCCTGCACCACGTGTGCGTCGAGGTCGACGACGTCGCCGCCGCGCTGTCCGAACGCGACGCCGAGGTGGTCGCGCGCGGGGTCATGCCGGGCGGCATGGAGTTCGCCTACGTGTCGGCGCCGGCGGCCGGCGTGCCCTACCTCGAGCTGGCCCACATTCCGGACGAGATCAAATCGTTCTTCGACTACATCAAGCGGGAGCAGAAGTGA
- the secA2 gene encoding accessory Sec system translocase SecA2 — MAKTKTRTSGRVSNRFWRLLGASTDRDQAQSMGQVRSSADFDDKASALDDEQLRKAAKLLNLGDLADSNDIPQFLAIAREAADRATGMRPFDVQLLGALRMLAGDVVEMATGEGKTLSGAIAAAGYALGGRRVHVITINDYLARRDAEWMGPLLEALGLTVGWLTESSTAQERRAAYKCDVTYASVNEIGFDVLRDQLVTDVDDLVSPNPDVALIDEADSVLVDEALVPLVLAGTSHRETPKVEIIRMVGELTPGVDYDTDTDNRNVHLTEVGAQKMEARLGGIDLYSEEHVATTLTEINVALHAHVLLQRDVHYIVRDDAVHLINASRGRIAQLQRWPDGLQAAVEAKEGIATTETGEVLDTITVQALINRYDTVCGMTGTALAAGEQLRQFYKLGVSPIEPNKPNIREDEPDRVYVTAAAKTAAIVEHIKAVHETKQPVLVGTRDVAESEELHAKLVKAGVPAVVLNAKNDAEEAAVIAEAGKRGSVTVSTQMAGRGTDIRLGGSDESDHDQVAELGGLHVIGTGRHHTERLDNQLRGRAGRQGDPGSSVFFSSWDDDVITAHLEANKLPMETDEDGRVISRKASSLLDHAQRIAEGRMLDIHATNWRYNQLIAQQRAIIVDRRNTLLRTPTAREELADLAPKRYEEAVERLGEDKLESICRLIMLYHLDRGWADHLAYLADIRESIHLRALGNQTPIDEFHRMAVDAFASLAADAIEAAQQTFETAPAIEDEPGVDLSKLARPTSTWTYMVHDNPLADDSLSALSLPGVFR; from the coding sequence GTGGCGAAGACGAAGACCCGCACTTCAGGTCGTGTCAGCAATCGGTTCTGGCGGCTGCTCGGCGCCAGCACCGACCGGGACCAGGCGCAGTCGATGGGGCAGGTGCGCAGTTCGGCCGACTTCGACGACAAGGCCTCGGCCCTCGACGACGAACAGCTGCGCAAGGCCGCCAAACTGCTCAACCTCGGCGACCTGGCCGACTCCAACGACATCCCGCAGTTCCTCGCCATCGCCCGGGAGGCCGCCGACCGCGCCACCGGCATGCGCCCGTTCGACGTCCAGCTTCTCGGTGCGCTGCGGATGCTGGCCGGTGACGTCGTCGAGATGGCCACCGGCGAGGGCAAGACGCTGTCGGGGGCGATCGCCGCGGCCGGCTACGCGCTGGGCGGGCGCCGCGTGCACGTCATCACGATCAACGACTACCTCGCGCGCCGCGACGCCGAATGGATGGGCCCGCTGCTGGAGGCGCTCGGCCTGACCGTCGGGTGGCTCACCGAGAGTTCGACGGCGCAGGAACGCCGCGCCGCCTACAAGTGCGACGTCACCTACGCCTCGGTCAACGAGATCGGCTTCGACGTGCTGCGCGACCAGCTGGTCACCGACGTCGACGATCTGGTCTCGCCGAACCCCGACGTCGCGCTGATCGACGAGGCCGACTCGGTGCTCGTCGACGAGGCGCTGGTGCCGCTGGTGCTGGCGGGCACCAGCCACCGCGAGACGCCGAAGGTCGAGATCATCCGGATGGTCGGCGAACTCACCCCCGGCGTCGACTACGACACCGACACCGACAACCGCAACGTGCACCTGACCGAGGTCGGCGCGCAGAAGATGGAGGCCAGGCTCGGCGGCATCGACCTGTACTCCGAGGAGCATGTCGCGACCACGCTGACCGAGATCAACGTCGCCCTGCACGCCCACGTGCTGCTGCAGCGCGACGTGCACTACATCGTCCGCGACGACGCCGTGCACCTGATCAACGCCTCCCGCGGCCGCATCGCGCAGCTGCAGCGCTGGCCCGACGGCCTGCAAGCGGCGGTCGAGGCCAAGGAGGGCATCGCCACCACCGAAACCGGCGAGGTGCTCGACACCATCACGGTGCAGGCGCTGATCAACCGCTACGACACGGTGTGCGGCATGACCGGCACGGCGCTGGCCGCCGGTGAGCAGCTGCGCCAGTTCTACAAGCTCGGCGTGTCGCCGATCGAGCCGAACAAACCCAACATCCGCGAGGACGAGCCCGACCGCGTGTACGTCACCGCGGCCGCCAAGACCGCGGCGATCGTCGAGCACATCAAGGCCGTCCACGAGACCAAGCAGCCGGTGCTGGTCGGCACCCGCGACGTCGCCGAATCCGAAGAGCTGCACGCCAAACTGGTCAAGGCCGGCGTGCCCGCGGTGGTGCTCAACGCCAAGAACGACGCCGAGGAGGCCGCGGTGATCGCCGAGGCGGGCAAGCGCGGCAGCGTCACGGTGTCCACCCAGATGGCCGGGCGCGGCACCGACATCCGGCTCGGCGGCTCCGACGAGTCCGACCACGATCAGGTGGCCGAGCTCGGCGGCCTGCACGTCATCGGCACCGGGCGCCACCACACCGAGCGCCTCGACAACCAGTTGCGCGGCCGTGCCGGCCGTCAGGGTGACCCCGGCTCGTCGGTGTTCTTCTCCAGCTGGGACGACGACGTCATCACCGCGCACCTGGAGGCCAACAAGCTGCCGATGGAGACCGACGAGGACGGGCGCGTCATCAGCCGCAAGGCGTCGAGCCTGCTCGACCACGCGCAGCGCATCGCCGAGGGCCGCATGCTCGACATCCACGCCACCAACTGGCGCTACAACCAGCTCATCGCCCAGCAGCGCGCGATCATCGTCGACCGCCGAAACACGTTGCTGCGCACGCCCACTGCGCGCGAAGAGCTCGCCGACCTGGCGCCGAAACGCTACGAGGAGGCCGTCGAGCGGCTGGGCGAGGACAAGCTCGAGTCGATCTGCCGGCTGATCATGCTCTACCACCTGGACCGCGGCTGGGCCGATCACCTCGCATACCTGGCCGACATCCGCGAGAGCATCCACCTGCGGGCGCTGGGCAACCAGACCCCGATCGACGAGTTCCACCGGATGGCCGTCGATGCGTTCGCCTCGCTGGCCGCCGACGCCATCGAGGCCGCCCAGCAGACGTTCGAGACGGCGCCGGCCATCGAGGACGAACCCGGGGTGGACCTGTCCAAACTGGCGCGCCCGACGTCGACGTGGACGTACATGGTGCACGACAACCCGCTCGCCGACGACTCGCTGTCGGCGCTGAGCCTGCCGGGCGTGTTCCGCTAG
- a CDS encoding FAD-binding protein gives MSTEIPDTVSAAEVSWSDEVDVVVIGFGIAGGCAAVSAAAAGARVLVLEKAAAIGGTTAMAGGHFYLGGGTAVQQATGHDDSVEEMYKYLVAVSPEPDHDKIRAYCEGSVEHFNWLEGLGFQFERSYYPGKVVVPPGTEGLSYTGNEKVWPFYEKAKPAPRGHSVPVPGELGGAAMVTDLLLKRAEELGVQIRYETGATNLVVDDGAVVGVRWKHFTETGEVRADAVVIAAGGFAMNPEMVAQHTPALGQKRRTKHHGEVEPYILGNPNDDGLGIRLGVSGGGVAKNLDGLFITAAAYPPEILLTGVIVNKDGNRFVAEDSYHSRTSAFVLEQPEQKAYLIVDEAHLQMPEMPLIKFIDGWETIAEMEEALGIPAGNLAATLDRYNQHAAAGEDPDFHKQPDYLAAQDTGPWGAFDLSLGVAMYSGFTMGGLDVSVDGEVLREDGSPVPGLYAAGACASNIAQDGKGYASGTQLGEGSFFGRRAGAHAAQQAGRHATAS, from the coding sequence GTGAGTACCGAGATTCCTGACACCGTCAGCGCCGCCGAGGTGTCGTGGTCCGACGAGGTCGACGTCGTCGTGATCGGGTTCGGCATCGCGGGCGGGTGCGCGGCGGTCAGCGCGGCCGCCGCCGGGGCCCGGGTGCTGGTGCTGGAGAAGGCGGCCGCGATCGGCGGCACCACCGCGATGGCCGGCGGACACTTCTATCTCGGCGGCGGCACCGCCGTGCAGCAGGCGACCGGGCACGACGACAGCGTCGAGGAGATGTACAAGTACCTCGTCGCGGTGTCTCCCGAACCGGACCACGACAAGATCCGGGCGTACTGCGAGGGCAGCGTCGAGCACTTCAACTGGTTGGAGGGCTTGGGTTTTCAGTTCGAGCGCAGCTACTACCCCGGCAAGGTGGTGGTCCCGCCGGGCACCGAGGGCCTGTCCTACACCGGCAACGAGAAGGTGTGGCCGTTCTACGAGAAGGCCAAGCCCGCGCCGCGCGGCCACTCGGTGCCGGTGCCCGGTGAACTCGGCGGCGCGGCGATGGTCACCGACCTGCTACTCAAACGCGCCGAGGAACTCGGCGTGCAGATCCGCTACGAGACGGGCGCGACCAACCTCGTCGTCGACGACGGGGCCGTGGTGGGTGTGCGCTGGAAGCACTTCACCGAGACCGGCGAGGTGCGCGCCGACGCGGTCGTCATCGCCGCGGGCGGGTTCGCGATGAACCCGGAGATGGTCGCGCAGCACACGCCCGCGCTCGGGCAGAAGCGCCGCACCAAACACCACGGCGAGGTGGAGCCCTACATCCTGGGCAACCCCAACGACGACGGGCTGGGCATCCGGCTCGGAGTGTCGGGCGGCGGCGTCGCGAAGAACCTCGACGGCCTGTTCATCACCGCGGCCGCCTACCCGCCGGAGATCCTGCTGACCGGGGTCATCGTCAACAAGGACGGCAATCGGTTCGTCGCCGAGGACTCCTACCACTCGCGGACGTCGGCGTTCGTGCTCGAACAGCCCGAACAGAAGGCCTATCTGATCGTCGACGAGGCGCACCTGCAGATGCCCGAGATGCCGTTGATCAAGTTCATCGACGGCTGGGAGACGATCGCGGAAATGGAAGAGGCGCTGGGCATTCCGGCAGGCAACCTGGCCGCGACGCTGGACCGGTACAACCAGCACGCCGCCGCGGGCGAGGACCCGGACTTCCACAAGCAGCCCGACTACCTCGCCGCACAGGACACCGGCCCGTGGGGCGCCTTCGACCTGTCGCTCGGTGTCGCGATGTACTCGGGTTTCACCATGGGCGGGCTGGACGTGTCGGTCGACGGCGAGGTGCTGCGCGAAGACGGCTCACCGGTGCCGGGCCTGTACGCCGCGGGCGCGTGCGCATCCAACATCGCCCAGGACGGCAAGGGCTACGCCAGCGGCACCCAGCTCGGCGAGGGCTCGTTCTTCGGCAGGCGGGCGGGAGCCCACGCCGCGCAGCAGGCCGGCAGGCACGCCACCGCAAGCTAG
- a CDS encoding GNAT family N-acetyltransferase, protein MHVRFHDSADDFRAVAGPLYRRDPVANTIELTVLNAELPDDSLLLTVWQDDALVGAALQTPPYPLACSMIPPHAVDAVAAEIAAARPGLPGVRGAPEIARAFSAAWRGLTGSASVVTVEERLYELATLLSPVTVPGEPRVADDADRPVLIDWTERFFGETFGHPRDDAAGARFVDGARDKGDVFVVWSDGGAPVSMAMLRASAAGVSRIGPVFTPAQHRRHGYGSAVTAASAAMALDRGDDGVVLFTDLANPTSNAIYQRIGFRPVSDSVRIEFGALA, encoded by the coding sequence ATGCACGTCCGGTTCCACGACTCGGCCGACGACTTCCGCGCGGTCGCCGGCCCGCTCTATCGGCGCGACCCGGTCGCGAACACCATCGAGCTGACCGTCCTCAACGCTGAACTGCCGGACGATTCGCTGCTGCTCACGGTGTGGCAGGACGACGCGCTGGTCGGCGCGGCCCTGCAGACACCGCCATATCCGTTGGCGTGCAGCATGATTCCGCCGCACGCCGTCGATGCCGTGGCCGCAGAGATCGCCGCGGCGCGGCCCGGCCTGCCCGGCGTGCGCGGGGCACCTGAAATCGCCCGCGCGTTCAGTGCGGCGTGGCGGGGCCTCACGGGCAGCGCAAGTGTCGTCACGGTGGAGGAACGGCTGTACGAGTTGGCCACCCTGTTGTCACCGGTGACGGTGCCGGGCGAGCCGCGGGTCGCCGACGACGCCGACCGGCCGGTGCTGATCGACTGGACCGAACGGTTCTTCGGTGAGACGTTCGGTCATCCGCGTGACGACGCGGCGGGCGCACGGTTCGTCGACGGCGCGCGCGACAAGGGCGACGTGTTCGTCGTCTGGTCCGACGGCGGCGCGCCGGTCAGCATGGCGATGCTGCGCGCTTCCGCGGCCGGGGTGTCGCGGATCGGGCCGGTCTTCACCCCCGCGCAGCACCGGCGACACGGCTACGGGTCCGCGGTCACCGCCGCTTCGGCCGCCATGGCGCTGGATCGCGGCGACGACGGTGTCGTGCTGTTCACCGATCTGGCCAACCCGACGTCGAACGCCATCTATCAGCGGATCGGGTTTCGTCCCGTCAGCGACAGCGTGCGCATCGAATTCGGCGCCCTCGCCTGA
- a CDS encoding ABC transporter ATP-binding protein/permease: protein MFVPSLDWGNEVWVSLAWIGKAWLMTAAATMFILFLIARFTGWGRQWWRITGDYFKGSESVKVWLWLGGILLLVIAGVRLDVLLSYYSMDMSNAFQVVAGGLQADNAELKESGKNGFYLSITVFAVLAALFIARLLFDMWVFQRFALRWRAWLTDRLTGDWLDGKAYYRARFIDDKIDNPDQRIQNDIDIFTANNGPLPNVPYYGSGNTLLFGAINAVVSMVSFTAILWNLSGPLTIPVIQYELPRAMFWIGIVFVVFASVIAFWIGRPIIWLSFRNEKFNAAFRYALVRLRDSSEAVAFYRGEVAERSGLRKLFRPVVDNYKRYIARSLGFNGWNWSMGQLIVPLPYLLQFPRFLNGEIMLGAMSQSASAFGNIQDGLSFFRNAYDLFAGYRAAIIRLDGLVMANQEGRALPEITTTACVDGTVELTDVEVRTPDGKQLIKPLDLRLEVGDSLVVTGESGVGKTTLLRSLAELWPFTSGTLTRPCGPNETMFLSQMPYVPLGDLRAVVSYPNEEGTIDDQTLKRMLHKVALSHLEPRLDEVLDWAKVLSPGEQQRVAFARILLTKPKAVFLDESTSALDEGLEYLLYNLARTELPDTILVSVSHRSTVEQHHTHQLALLGDGEWRFGRLEGEKPVPV, encoded by the coding sequence ATGTTCGTCCCCTCGCTCGACTGGGGCAACGAAGTCTGGGTGTCGCTGGCCTGGATCGGCAAAGCCTGGCTGATGACGGCCGCCGCGACGATGTTCATCCTGTTCCTGATCGCCCGGTTCACCGGATGGGGCCGACAGTGGTGGCGCATCACCGGCGATTACTTCAAGGGCTCCGAGAGCGTCAAGGTCTGGCTGTGGCTGGGCGGGATCCTGCTCCTCGTCATCGCGGGTGTGCGCCTCGACGTGCTGCTCAGTTACTACTCGATGGACATGTCGAACGCGTTCCAAGTCGTGGCCGGGGGGCTGCAGGCCGACAACGCTGAACTCAAAGAGTCCGGCAAGAACGGCTTCTACCTGTCGATCACTGTGTTCGCGGTGCTGGCCGCACTGTTCATCGCCCGACTCTTGTTCGACATGTGGGTGTTTCAGCGATTCGCGCTGCGCTGGCGCGCCTGGCTGACCGACCGGCTCACCGGCGACTGGCTCGACGGCAAGGCCTACTACCGGGCCCGGTTCATCGACGACAAGATCGACAACCCGGACCAGCGCATCCAGAACGACATCGACATCTTCACCGCCAACAACGGACCGCTGCCCAACGTGCCCTACTACGGCTCGGGCAACACGCTGCTGTTCGGCGCGATCAACGCGGTGGTCTCGATGGTGTCGTTCACCGCGATCTTGTGGAACCTGTCCGGACCGCTGACCATCCCGGTGATCCAGTACGAACTGCCCCGCGCGATGTTCTGGATCGGCATCGTGTTCGTGGTCTTCGCATCGGTGATCGCGTTCTGGATCGGCCGCCCGATCATCTGGCTGTCGTTCCGCAACGAGAAGTTCAACGCCGCGTTCCGCTACGCGCTGGTCCGGCTGCGTGACTCCTCGGAGGCCGTCGCGTTCTACCGCGGCGAGGTCGCCGAACGCAGCGGGCTGCGCAAGCTGTTCCGCCCCGTCGTCGACAACTACAAGCGCTACATCGCGCGGTCGCTCGGCTTCAACGGCTGGAACTGGTCGATGGGTCAGCTCATCGTGCCGCTGCCCTACCTACTGCAGTTCCCCCGCTTCCTCAACGGCGAGATCATGCTGGGCGCGATGTCGCAGTCGGCGTCGGCGTTCGGCAACATCCAGGACGGCCTGTCGTTCTTCCGCAACGCCTACGACCTGTTCGCCGGCTACCGCGCGGCGATCATCCGTCTCGACGGCCTGGTGATGGCCAACCAGGAGGGCCGCGCGCTCCCCGAGATCACCACGACGGCGTGCGTCGACGGCACCGTCGAACTCACCGACGTCGAGGTCCGCACGCCCGACGGCAAGCAGCTCATCAAACCGCTGGACCTGCGCCTCGAGGTCGGCGACTCGCTGGTGGTCACCGGCGAGTCCGGCGTCGGCAAGACCACGCTGCTGCGCAGCCTCGCCGAACTGTGGCCGTTCACCTCCGGCACGCTGACCCGTCCGTGCGGGCCCAACGAGACGATGTTCCTGTCGCAGATGCCCTATGTGCCGCTGGGCGATCTGCGCGCGGTGGTCAGCTATCCCAACGAGGAAGGCACGATCGACGACCAGACGCTCAAGCGGATGCTGCACAAGGTGGCGCTGTCGCACCTGGAGCCACGCCTCGACGAGGTGCTCGACTGGGCCAAGGTGCTCTCGCCGGGCGAACAGCAGCGCGTCGCGTTCGCCCGCATCCTGTTGACCAAACCCAAGGCGGTGTTCCTCGACGAGTCCACCTCGGCGCTCGACGAGGGGCTGGAGTACTTGCTCTACAACCTGGCGCGCACCGAGCTGCCCGACACCATCCTGGTCAGCGTCAGCCACCGCAGCACGGTCGAACAGCACCACACCCACCAGCTCGCACTGCTCGGTGATGGTGAGTGGCGGTTCGGCCGCCTCGAGGGCGAAAAGCCGGTGCCGGTCTAG
- a CDS encoding CDP-alcohol phosphatidyltransferase family protein: MTEAHGRAPSPPDRDRVLTLPNVLSALRLVLVPVFLWLLLGTQAHGWAVAVLMFSGFSDWADGKIARLVDNQSSRLGELLDPLVDRIYMITVPIAMAIHGSVPWWIVLTLLGRDAVLAAALPLLRRRGLTALPVTYIGKAATFALMSGLPLILLGQWDATWSRVVLAIGWGFLIWGLAMYLWSGVLYLIQVAMVVRQLPKVPR; the protein is encoded by the coding sequence ATGACCGAGGCGCATGGCCGGGCGCCTTCGCCGCCGGACCGCGACCGCGTGCTGACGCTGCCCAACGTGCTCAGCGCGCTGCGCCTGGTGCTGGTGCCGGTCTTCCTGTGGCTGCTGCTGGGCACGCAGGCGCACGGGTGGGCGGTCGCGGTGCTGATGTTCAGCGGCTTCTCGGACTGGGCGGACGGCAAGATCGCCCGGCTCGTCGACAACCAGTCGTCGCGGCTGGGGGAGCTGCTCGACCCGCTGGTGGACCGGATCTACATGATCACCGTGCCGATCGCGATGGCGATCCACGGTTCGGTGCCGTGGTGGATCGTGCTGACGCTGCTCGGCCGCGACGCCGTGCTGGCCGCGGCGCTGCCGCTGCTGCGGCGGCGCGGGCTGACCGCGCTGCCCGTCACTTACATCGGCAAGGCCGCGACGTTCGCGCTGATGTCCGGGCTGCCGCTGATCCTGCTGGGGCAGTGGGACGCGACGTGGAGCCGGGTGGTGCTGGCCATCGGATGGGGCTTTCTGATCTGGGGCCTGGCGATGTACCTGTGGTCGGGCGTGCTGTACCTGATCCAGGTCGCGATGGTGGTTCGGCAGCTGCCGAAGGTGCCGCGATGA
- a CDS encoding small basic family protein, which yields MIGIAALVVGIVLGLVFQPDVPEFVQPYLPIAVVAALDAVFGGLRAYLERIFDSKVFVVSFVFNVLVAALIVYLGDQLGVGTQLSTAIIVVLGIRIFGNAAALRRRLFGA from the coding sequence ATGATCGGAATCGCCGCACTGGTCGTCGGCATCGTGCTCGGGCTGGTGTTCCAGCCCGACGTGCCGGAGTTCGTCCAGCCCTATCTGCCGATCGCGGTGGTGGCCGCGCTCGACGCCGTGTTCGGCGGGCTGCGGGCGTATCTGGAGCGGATCTTCGACTCGAAGGTGTTCGTGGTCTCGTTCGTGTTCAACGTGCTGGTCGCCGCGCTGATCGTCTACCTCGGCGACCAGCTCGGCGTCGGCACCCAGTTGTCGACGGCGATCATCGTCGTCCTCGGCATCCGCATCTTCGGTAACGCAGCCGCGTTGCGGCGCAGGCTGTTCGGCGCATAG
- a CDS encoding DUF881 domain-containing protein, translating into MTQSFRKTLGGYDPQAGRNAHEANRPTLIPVPSLLRSLLTEHLDPGYAAAAEAKAAGRVRPWWQAWAWQLAGAALLVVVFAVAMAQARATAPGVRETQHVLADSVRTAETEATAATDRRDELAAQVNAERRSRLEGDARGQQLLAQLDEANFAAAATPVIGPGLTITVTEPGASANLSDVSKQRLPGNRQVILDRDLQLVVNSLWVSGAEAVSVGGVRIGPNVTIRQAGGGILVDNQPISSPYEVLAVGPPHAMKDVFDRSPGLQRLRLLETSYGVGVNVSTGDALTLPAGSVREINFAKPLAP; encoded by the coding sequence ATGACGCAGAGCTTCCGCAAGACCCTCGGCGGCTACGACCCGCAGGCCGGCCGCAACGCCCACGAGGCGAACCGGCCGACGCTGATCCCGGTCCCGTCGCTGCTGCGCTCGCTGCTGACCGAGCACCTCGACCCCGGGTACGCGGCCGCCGCCGAGGCCAAGGCGGCCGGCCGGGTGCGGCCGTGGTGGCAGGCGTGGGCCTGGCAGTTGGCTGGCGCGGCGCTGCTCGTCGTCGTGTTCGCCGTGGCGATGGCGCAGGCGCGGGCCACCGCGCCCGGCGTGCGCGAAACCCAGCATGTGCTCGCCGACAGCGTGCGCACCGCCGAGACCGAGGCCACGGCGGCCACCGACCGCCGCGACGAGCTGGCTGCCCAGGTGAACGCCGAACGGCGCAGCCGCCTCGAGGGCGACGCGCGCGGCCAGCAGCTGCTCGCCCAGCTCGACGAGGCGAACTTCGCGGCGGCGGCCACCCCGGTGATCGGGCCCGGCCTGACGATCACGGTCACTGAGCCGGGGGCGTCGGCCAACCTCAGCGACGTGTCCAAGCAGCGGCTGCCCGGCAACCGGCAGGTGATCCTGGATCGCGACCTGCAACTCGTCGTGAACTCGCTGTGGGTCAGCGGCGCGGAGGCGGTCTCGGTCGGCGGGGTCCGGATCGGGCCGAATGTGACGATCCGCCAAGCGGGCGGCGGCATCCTGGTCGACAATCAACCCATCAGCAGCCCCTACGAAGTACTGGCCGTCGGCCCGCCACACGCGATGAAGGACGTGTTCGACCGCAGTCCGGGCCTACAGCGGCTGCGCCTGCTGGAGACGTCCTACGGCGTGGGAGTCAATGTGAGCACGGGCGACGCGCTCACGCTGCCCGCCGGGTCCGTCCGCGAGATCAACTTCGCCAAACCCCTTGCGCCGTAA